A part of Olleya sp. Bg11-27 genomic DNA contains:
- a CDS encoding thiol-disulfide oxidoreductase DCC family protein: protein MIQLPSNKSLILFDGVCNLCNTSVLYVIKHDKHSKFMFAPLQSNIGQQIIAKYNLDTSKTDSILLYSPNKGLKVKSTAALHIAKHLSFPNNLLSIFLIVPAFISNLVYDFIAKNRYKWYGKKESCMIPTPELKAKFLE, encoded by the coding sequence ATGATACAGCTACCGAGCAATAAATCTCTAATCCTTTTTGATGGTGTATGCAACCTTTGTAATACTTCAGTGCTTTATGTTATCAAACATGACAAGCATAGTAAGTTTATGTTTGCTCCTTTACAAAGTAACATTGGACAGCAAATTATAGCTAAATATAATTTAGATACGTCCAAAACAGACTCGATACTATTGTATTCTCCAAACAAAGGATTAAAAGTGAAATCGACAGCAGCATTACACATTGCAAAACACTTAAGCTTCCCAAATAATTTGTTATCTATATTTTTAATAGTACCTGCTTTTATAAGTAATTTGGTCTATGATTTTATTGCCAAAAACAGATATAAATGGTACGGTAAAAAAGAGAGTTGCATGATTCCTACTCCCGAATTGAAAGCAAAATTTTTAGAGTAA
- a CDS encoding DUF962 domain-containing protein, translating to MKTLQQWFDSYAVSHQDPTNIAIHYICVPAIFFSVVGLFMSIPIGFLSSFLPHPIIANWAFVVLMVILVLFYFRLSVKVGLQMLLFSVFCLVLNYYISQYVPILYFSIILFVAAWIGQFYGHKVEGQKPSFIDDLQFLLVGPAWVIYKLFGK from the coding sequence ATGAAAACTTTACAACAATGGTTTGACAGTTATGCTGTAAGTCATCAAGACCCGACTAATATAGCCATACATTACATTTGTGTACCTGCTATTTTTTTTAGTGTTGTTGGCTTATTTATGTCTATACCAATAGGTTTTTTAAGCTCTTTTTTACCCCATCCTATAATTGCTAATTGGGCGTTTGTAGTTTTGATGGTTATCCTAGTGTTATTTTATTTTAGGTTATCAGTAAAAGTTGGGTTACAGATGTTGTTATTTTCTGTATTTTGTTTGGTGCTCAATTATTACATTTCTCAATATGTACCGATATTATATTTTTCCATAATACTTTTTGTAGCAGCTTGGATTGGACAGTTTTACGGTCATAAAGTGGAAGGTCAAAAACCTAGTTTTATTGACGATTTACAATTTTTATTGGTTGGCCCAGCTTGGGTTATTTATAAGCTTTTCGGAAAATAG
- a CDS encoding GIY-YIG nuclease family protein gives MKLSYVYILKCSDNTYYTGITSNLNNRLIEHKYGKHPESYTYSRRPIKLEFYAKFTDINIAISTEKQIKKWSKSKKLALINNEFEKIINLAKKTFD, from the coding sequence ATGAAACTGTCTTACGTATACATATTAAAATGTTCTGATAATACCTATTACACAGGTATTACTTCAAATTTAAACAATAGATTAATTGAACATAAATATGGTAAACACCCCGAGAGTTATACGTATTCAAGAAGACCAATAAAATTAGAGTTTTATGCAAAATTTACTGATATTAATATTGCCATTTCTACTGAAAAACAAATAAAAAAATGGTCTAAATCTAAAAAATTAGCTCTGATAAATAATGAGTTTGAAAAAATTATAAATTTAGCTAAGAAGACTTTTGATTGA